One genomic window of Cannabis sativa cultivar Pink pepper isolate KNU-18-1 chromosome 2, ASM2916894v1, whole genome shotgun sequence includes the following:
- the LOC133029025 gene encoding histone-lysine N-methyltransferase SUVR4-like isoform X1: MAHNHMNEALTVTRGLGIPDEEVIPVYKNLLKVYGDNLEFIAEENYRALVDAYFEQKDDSKEGEVKGMKSGKEPERFLSVGKEERVFPKLDHTSRKPISKESKTPLTSSGPQLSKPSKPSESKYRLVHPPPRSNVENSNFIEQVKNKISLNTPPTAKPFDRPLGEPSSSHVSREKKLLLKPRKEKHYSPLSPRPISTIHPELRKPPVKVGVKMDNPPLEVGVKMDNPPLKKANTCENGDTHPFFKVQKKPYNFLEDISKGTEKVGISLLDEIGNERIPKFNYIPQSIIYQNANINISLARIVDEDCCSSCSGDCLSSSLPCACACETGGEFAYTPQGLLKEKFLKACIDMKEQPEDHHFVYCTDCPIERSRNDDKFEKCKGHLVRKFIKECWRKCGCDMKCGNRVVQRGISRRLQVFFTSEGKGWGVRPLDPLPEGAFVCEYIGEVLTNMELYNRNKKSSKDRHTYPVTLDADWGSEGFLKDEEALCLDGTYHGNVSRFINHRCSDPNLVDIPVEVETPDRHFYHLAFFTTRKVAALEELTWDYGIDFNDKYHPIKAFRCSCGSPNCRDKTRKRLVYYFLSPVTNFYGHCQTTENTMTKLAYEYVIAVNSN; encoded by the exons ATGGCTCACAATCACATGAATGAAGCCTTGACTGTGACAAGAGGTTTAGGAATTCCTGATGAAGAGGTCATACCTGTATATAAAAATCTGTTGAAAGTGTATGGGGATAATTTGGAATTTATTGCAGAGGAGAACTACCGTGCTCTAGTGGATGCATATTTTGAGCAGAAGGATGACAGTAAG GAAGGGGAGGTTAAGGGTATGAAATCTGGTAAAGAACCTGAAAGGTTTCTGTCAGTTGGAAAAGAAGAGCGTGTTTTTCCTAAATTGGATCACACAAGCAGAAAGCCAATATCAAAAGAGAGTAAAACACCTTTAACATCTTCTGGACCACAACTAAGTAAACCTTCTAAACCAAGTGAATCCAAATATCGACTAGTTCATCCACCACCAAGAAGCAATGTagaaaactcaaattttattgaacaagttaaaaataaaatttctttgAATACACCACCTACAGCAAAACCATTTGATAGGCCATTGGGTGAACCGAGTTCCTCGCATGTTTCTAGAGAAAAGAAGTTGTTGCTAAAGCCAAGAAAGGAGAAACACTACTCGCCACTTTCTCCTAGGCCTATTTCGACAATTCACCCAG AACTGCGGAAGCCACCCGTTAAAGTTGGTGTTAAAATGGATAATCCACCTCTTGAAGTTGGTGTGAAAATGGATAATCCACCTCTTAAAAAAGCGAATACGTGTGAAAATGGAGATACGCACCCTTTTTTTAAGGTACAAAAGAAACCTTATAACTTTCTTGAGGACATTTCAAAAGGGACAGAAAAAGTGGGAATTTCACTATTGGATGAAATTGGCAATGAGCGTATTCCAAAATTTAATTACATTCCTCAAAGCATTATCTATCAAAAtgccaatataaatatatcactGGCTCGAATTGTGGACGAGGATTGCTGTTCAAGTTGTTCTGGAGATTGCCTTTCTTCATCATTACCGTGTGCCTGTGCTTGTGAAACTGGTGGAGAGTTTGCATACACACCACAAGGACTTTTAAAAGAAAAGTTTTTAAAAGCTTGTATTGATATGAAAGAGCAGCCAGAGGACCACCACTTTGTTTATTGCACAGATTGCCCTATTGAGAGGTCTAGGAATGATGACAAATTTGAGAAATGTAAGGGACACCTGGTAAGAAAGTTTATTAAAGAATGCTGGAGAAAATGTGGCTGTGACATGAAATGTGGAAACAGAGTAGTCCAACGAGGTATTTCAAGAAGATTACAG GTTTTCTTTACCAGTGAAGGAAAAGGATGGGGTGTTCGACCACTTGATCCATTGCCTGAGGGAGCATTCGTTTGTGAATACATTGGAGAAGTGTTAACCAATATGGAGTTGTACAATAGGAATAAAAAAAGCAGCAAAGATAGGCATACATATCCTGTAACACTGGATGCAGATTGGGGCTCCGAGGGGTTTCTAAAAGATGAAGAGGCACTTTGTTTGGATGGAACATATCATGGAAACGTTTCCAGATTTATCAATCATAG GTGCTCTGATCCAAACTTGGTTGATATTCCTGTGGAAGTGGAGACACCTGACCGCCATTTTTACCAT CTTGCATTCTTCACCACTAGGAAAGTTGCTGCTTTAGAAGAGCTTACTTGG GATTATGGGATTGACTTCAATGATAAGTATCATCCAATTAAGGCATTTCGTTGCTCTTGTGGAAGTCCAAATTGCAGGGACAAAACAAGGAAGAGGTTAGTCTATTACTTCCTTTCACCCGTCACTAATTTTTATGGCCATTGCCAAACCACGGAAAACACTATGACGAAACTGGCATATGAATATGTCATAGCTGTTAACTCAAATTAA
- the LOC133029025 gene encoding histone-lysine N-methyltransferase SUVR4-like isoform X2, producing the protein MAHNHMNEALTVTRGLGIPDEEVIPVYKNLLKVYGDNLEFIAEENYRALVDAYFEQKDDSKEGEVKGMKSGKEPERFLSVGKEERVFPKLDHTSRKPISKESKTPLTSSGPQLSKPSKPSESKYRLVHPPPRSNVENSNFIEQVKNKISLNTPPTAKPFDRPLGEPSSSHVSREKKLLLKPRKEKHYSPLSPRPISTIHPELRKPPVKVGVKMDNPPLEVGVKMDNPPLKKANTCENGDTHPFFKVQKKPYNFLEDISKGTEKVGISLLDEIGNERIPKFNYIPQSIIYQNANINISLARIVDEDCCSSCSGDCLSSSLPCACACETGGEFAYTPQGLLKEKFLKACIDMKEQPEDHHFVYCTDCPIERSRNDDKFEKCKGHLVRKFIKECWRKCGCDMKCGNRVVQRGISRRLQVFFTSEGKGWGVRPLDPLPEGAFVCEYIGEVLTNMELYNRNKKSSKDRHTYPVTLDADWGSEGFLKDEEALCLDGTYHGNVSRFINHRCSDPNLVDIPVEVETPDRHFYHLAFFTTRKVAALEELTWDYGIDFNDKYHPIKAFRCSCGSPNCRDKTRKRKQI; encoded by the exons ATGGCTCACAATCACATGAATGAAGCCTTGACTGTGACAAGAGGTTTAGGAATTCCTGATGAAGAGGTCATACCTGTATATAAAAATCTGTTGAAAGTGTATGGGGATAATTTGGAATTTATTGCAGAGGAGAACTACCGTGCTCTAGTGGATGCATATTTTGAGCAGAAGGATGACAGTAAG GAAGGGGAGGTTAAGGGTATGAAATCTGGTAAAGAACCTGAAAGGTTTCTGTCAGTTGGAAAAGAAGAGCGTGTTTTTCCTAAATTGGATCACACAAGCAGAAAGCCAATATCAAAAGAGAGTAAAACACCTTTAACATCTTCTGGACCACAACTAAGTAAACCTTCTAAACCAAGTGAATCCAAATATCGACTAGTTCATCCACCACCAAGAAGCAATGTagaaaactcaaattttattgaacaagttaaaaataaaatttctttgAATACACCACCTACAGCAAAACCATTTGATAGGCCATTGGGTGAACCGAGTTCCTCGCATGTTTCTAGAGAAAAGAAGTTGTTGCTAAAGCCAAGAAAGGAGAAACACTACTCGCCACTTTCTCCTAGGCCTATTTCGACAATTCACCCAG AACTGCGGAAGCCACCCGTTAAAGTTGGTGTTAAAATGGATAATCCACCTCTTGAAGTTGGTGTGAAAATGGATAATCCACCTCTTAAAAAAGCGAATACGTGTGAAAATGGAGATACGCACCCTTTTTTTAAGGTACAAAAGAAACCTTATAACTTTCTTGAGGACATTTCAAAAGGGACAGAAAAAGTGGGAATTTCACTATTGGATGAAATTGGCAATGAGCGTATTCCAAAATTTAATTACATTCCTCAAAGCATTATCTATCAAAAtgccaatataaatatatcactGGCTCGAATTGTGGACGAGGATTGCTGTTCAAGTTGTTCTGGAGATTGCCTTTCTTCATCATTACCGTGTGCCTGTGCTTGTGAAACTGGTGGAGAGTTTGCATACACACCACAAGGACTTTTAAAAGAAAAGTTTTTAAAAGCTTGTATTGATATGAAAGAGCAGCCAGAGGACCACCACTTTGTTTATTGCACAGATTGCCCTATTGAGAGGTCTAGGAATGATGACAAATTTGAGAAATGTAAGGGACACCTGGTAAGAAAGTTTATTAAAGAATGCTGGAGAAAATGTGGCTGTGACATGAAATGTGGAAACAGAGTAGTCCAACGAGGTATTTCAAGAAGATTACAG GTTTTCTTTACCAGTGAAGGAAAAGGATGGGGTGTTCGACCACTTGATCCATTGCCTGAGGGAGCATTCGTTTGTGAATACATTGGAGAAGTGTTAACCAATATGGAGTTGTACAATAGGAATAAAAAAAGCAGCAAAGATAGGCATACATATCCTGTAACACTGGATGCAGATTGGGGCTCCGAGGGGTTTCTAAAAGATGAAGAGGCACTTTGTTTGGATGGAACATATCATGGAAACGTTTCCAGATTTATCAATCATAG GTGCTCTGATCCAAACTTGGTTGATATTCCTGTGGAAGTGGAGACACCTGACCGCCATTTTTACCAT CTTGCATTCTTCACCACTAGGAAAGTTGCTGCTTTAGAAGAGCTTACTTGG GATTATGGGATTGACTTCAATGATAAGTATCATCCAATTAAGGCATTTCGTTGCTCTTGTGGAAGTCCAAATTGCAGGGACAAAACAAGGAAGAG